From Draconibacterium halophilum, one genomic window encodes:
- a CDS encoding TolC family protein: MSTQKFNYLILLLFLTPAILKAQPRPLSLSEALALADENNLNVKSAEARVEAARASYRMTNSVFLPGLEASHTGISTNDPLNSFGFKLKQEIVTQADFNPDLLNDPGSIENFQTKIELKQPLLNLDGIFARKAAKNQLEALSFQNNRVKLNIKYEVKKAYYMLELAQSSVAVLQESVAVAEEALRLTRNNAEQGFAKKADVLEASVRVEERKNQLLEAQNQRQTANDFLVYLLGMEFSEVIETTDSLIQPPMLVIIDRNSVNLESRSDMLAYQKQIEAGENMVKSNKMKFVPRLNAFGAMEWNDESLFGTSANNYMVGASLSWSLFSGYKNAGAIQHATAQLDEARINYEDYLSKSQIDINRATRKMELNYKRIQSSKLAKEQARESLRIRTNRFEQGLEKTADLLMSEALTSQKELEYIQSIYNYKQAIFEMELLIEQDINE, translated from the coding sequence ATGTCAACACAAAAATTCAATTACTTAATTCTATTGCTGTTTTTAACACCTGCAATATTGAAGGCACAACCCAGACCGCTAAGTTTGAGCGAAGCCCTAGCCTTGGCAGACGAAAACAACCTTAATGTAAAAAGTGCTGAAGCCCGGGTGGAAGCAGCACGTGCCAGTTACCGAATGACAAATTCTGTTTTTTTACCAGGGTTGGAGGCGAGTCACACCGGAATATCCACCAACGATCCGCTTAATTCCTTTGGTTTTAAACTAAAACAGGAAATTGTTACGCAAGCTGATTTTAATCCCGATTTGTTAAATGATCCGGGAAGTATCGAGAATTTCCAGACAAAAATTGAATTGAAGCAACCTTTGCTAAACCTCGATGGAATTTTTGCCCGCAAGGCCGCAAAAAATCAACTGGAAGCATTGTCGTTTCAAAACAATCGGGTAAAGCTCAACATTAAATACGAAGTTAAAAAGGCTTATTACATGCTTGAGCTCGCCCAATCATCGGTTGCAGTATTACAAGAATCAGTAGCTGTTGCAGAAGAAGCTTTACGTTTAACAAGAAACAATGCTGAACAAGGATTTGCTAAAAAAGCCGATGTTTTAGAAGCCTCAGTTCGTGTTGAGGAACGCAAAAATCAATTATTGGAAGCACAAAACCAGCGACAAACAGCCAACGATTTTTTGGTTTACTTGTTAGGCATGGAATTTAGCGAAGTAATTGAAACAACCGATTCGCTTATTCAACCACCGATGCTGGTAATTATCGACCGCAATTCGGTGAACCTGGAAAGCCGTTCAGATATGCTGGCCTATCAAAAACAAATTGAAGCCGGCGAGAACATGGTAAAATCCAATAAAATGAAATTCGTTCCACGCCTGAATGCTTTTGGAGCAATGGAGTGGAACGATGAATCACTATTTGGAACTTCTGCCAACAATTACATGGTGGGAGCTTCATTGAGCTGGAGCCTTTTTAGTGGTTACAAAAATGCAGGAGCCATTCAACACGCCACTGCACAATTAGACGAGGCACGAATTAATTACGAAGATTACCTGTCTAAAAGCCAAATTGACATCAACCGTGCTACCCGCAAAATGGAACTGAATTATAAGCGTATCCAATCGAGCAAACTGGCAAAAGAACAAGCCCGTGAATCCTTACGAATCAGAACAAACCGTTTTGAACAAGGACTGGAGAAAACTGCCGATCTGCTGATGTCGGAAGCCCTTACTTCACAAAAAGAATTAGAATACATTCAATCAATTTATAACTACAAGCAAGCCATTTTCGAAATGGAATTGCTTATTGAACAAGATATTAACGAATAA
- a CDS encoding efflux RND transporter permease subunit, with translation MINNIIKFSLNNKYLIILSSVVLLVFGIYTAKNMDIDVFPDLTAPTVIVMTDSHGMAPEEVERLVTYPIETAVNGAMGVRRVRSSSGLGFSFVWVDFDWGTDVYKARQVVSEKLITVQEAMPDNVAEPILAPQSSVMGEIFFMSLKADSTDLMTLRSIAEWDIQPVILATGGVSQVTIIGGDYKQYQVLADPLKMNFYGVSINELADACREMSQNSTGKIVREHGNEYVVRGVARTSDPTELGNTFIKAIDGKPIRVNDVAEVKIGSAVKMGYASHNAKKAIVISISKQPNTNTLEVTENIEEKLEAMKATLPADVTIDTKIFRQADFIETSVSNVQRALMEGAVLVIVILFLFLGSFRTTLISLLAIPISLLGSVIVLNLFGLNINTMSLGGMTIAIGSLVDDAIIDVENVYKRLRQNFQLPKGKRQSSFTVVYEASKEIRASILNATLIIIVAFMPLFFLSGMEGRMLKPLGIAYIVSLFMSLIVAMTLTPLLSKMMLSSDKYLSRKSKESWLARNLSVGYERSLIWVLHHKKVVILPIVGLLVVSLFIFSGFGRSFLPEFNEGALTLSVITQPGTSLHESDKLGNLVETEMLSIPEVNSTARRTGRGELDTHSQSTNSAEIDVNFTLNARELETFLQDVRSKLSGIPGIAFTVGQPLGHRIDHMLSGTRANIAIKLFGSDLNRMFQMGNDIKTHIVDIDGLVDVNVEQQIEIPQIQIRPNRDMLAFYGIPIHEFNEFVDIALGGEKMADIYEGQQTYDLILRYKTDYTDQMEGIKNALIDTHDGKKIPLNEVAEIVSASGPNSISRENVKRKLVISANVANRDLHSVVEEIKQNVNANIELPEGYRVEYGGQFESEEKASRMLLLTSIAALFVIFLLLFQEFKNFKLAGIILLNLPLALIGGIFAIMLTSGMLSIPAIIGFITLFGIATRNGILLVSRYQNLEQQGEKLYETLVHGSKDRLLPILMTALTAALALIPLAVNGDLPGNEIQSPMAQVILGGLLTSTILNIYVVPVVYYALSKNGNIKKDSK, from the coding sequence ATGATTAACAACATTATAAAATTCTCGCTGAACAATAAATACCTAATTATTTTGAGTTCGGTGGTGCTGCTTGTGTTTGGGATCTACACGGCCAAAAACATGGATATTGACGTATTTCCCGACCTTACAGCACCTACCGTAATTGTCATGACCGATTCACACGGTATGGCTCCCGAAGAAGTGGAGCGCCTGGTAACCTACCCCATCGAAACGGCGGTAAACGGTGCAATGGGCGTACGTCGCGTGCGTTCATCATCCGGACTCGGCTTTTCATTCGTATGGGTTGATTTCGACTGGGGCACCGATGTTTACAAAGCACGCCAGGTTGTTAGTGAAAAACTGATTACCGTTCAGGAAGCAATGCCCGATAACGTGGCGGAACCAATTCTGGCTCCGCAATCGAGTGTTATGGGCGAAATATTTTTCATGAGCCTTAAAGCTGACTCCACCGATTTGATGACCCTTCGCTCAATTGCCGAATGGGACATTCAGCCGGTAATCCTGGCAACCGGTGGTGTTTCGCAGGTGACCATAATTGGCGGCGATTATAAACAATACCAGGTGCTGGCCGATCCGCTGAAAATGAACTTTTACGGTGTTTCCATCAACGAGCTGGCCGATGCGTGCCGCGAAATGAGCCAGAACTCAACGGGTAAAATCGTGCGTGAACACGGCAACGAATACGTGGTGCGTGGAGTGGCCCGCACATCTGATCCCACAGAACTGGGAAACACTTTTATAAAAGCTATTGATGGTAAACCTATTCGGGTAAACGATGTAGCAGAAGTAAAAATCGGGAGCGCTGTAAAAATGGGTTATGCATCGCACAATGCTAAAAAGGCGATTGTTATCTCAATTTCAAAACAACCCAATACCAATACGCTGGAGGTTACCGAAAACATCGAGGAAAAGCTGGAAGCCATGAAAGCGACACTTCCTGCAGATGTTACTATCGATACCAAGATTTTCCGCCAGGCTGATTTTATCGAAACATCAGTAAGTAATGTACAACGCGCTTTAATGGAAGGTGCCGTTTTGGTCATCGTTATTCTGTTTCTTTTCCTTGGAAGTTTCAGAACAACGTTGATTTCGCTGCTGGCAATTCCTATCTCATTGCTGGGTTCGGTAATTGTACTGAATCTGTTTGGGCTCAACATAAACACCATGAGTTTGGGTGGAATGACCATTGCAATTGGTTCGCTGGTCGACGATGCCATTATTGATGTGGAGAACGTTTACAAACGTCTCCGGCAAAATTTTCAGTTACCAAAAGGAAAACGACAAAGTTCTTTCACAGTGGTTTATGAAGCGTCAAAAGAAATCAGGGCTTCCATTTTAAATGCAACCTTAATTATTATTGTTGCTTTTATGCCGCTATTTTTCCTTTCAGGAATGGAAGGGCGAATGCTGAAACCACTTGGAATTGCTTATATCGTTTCACTTTTTATGTCGCTTATCGTTGCAATGACACTTACTCCCCTACTTTCTAAAATGATGTTATCGAGCGATAAATATTTATCACGAAAATCGAAGGAAAGCTGGCTGGCACGAAATCTCTCTGTGGGTTACGAACGTTCGCTGATTTGGGTACTTCACCATAAAAAAGTCGTTATACTTCCGATTGTGGGATTGTTGGTAGTGTCCTTATTTATTTTCTCAGGCTTTGGCCGTAGTTTCCTGCCCGAATTTAACGAGGGAGCATTAACACTATCGGTAATCACACAACCCGGAACATCGTTGCACGAAAGTGACAAATTAGGAAACCTTGTAGAAACTGAAATGCTTTCAATTCCCGAGGTAAACAGCACTGCCCGACGTACCGGACGTGGTGAATTGGACACCCACTCGCAAAGTACCAACAGTGCAGAAATCGATGTGAATTTTACACTAAACGCCCGCGAATTGGAGACGTTCTTGCAAGATGTTCGAAGCAAACTTTCGGGAATTCCGGGAATAGCATTTACCGTTGGTCAACCATTGGGGCACCGCATCGATCACATGCTGTCGGGAACCCGCGCCAACATCGCCATAAAACTGTTTGGCTCGGATTTAAACCGGATGTTCCAAATGGGTAATGATATTAAAACACACATTGTTGATATTGATGGATTAGTTGATGTGAACGTTGAACAACAGATAGAAATTCCACAGATTCAGATTAGACCAAATCGTGATATGTTGGCGTTTTACGGCATTCCAATACACGAATTCAACGAGTTTGTTGATATCGCACTTGGCGGTGAAAAGATGGCCGATATTTACGAGGGGCAACAAACTTACGATTTAATACTTCGGTACAAAACCGATTATACCGACCAAATGGAAGGCATAAAAAATGCGCTGATTGACACTCACGACGGGAAAAAAATACCCTTAAATGAAGTGGCAGAAATTGTTTCAGCCAGCGGCCCCAATTCTATCAGCCGCGAAAATGTAAAACGTAAACTGGTGATTTCGGCGAATGTTGCCAATCGTGATTTGCACAGTGTGGTAGAAGAAATTAAACAAAATGTAAATGCAAATATCGAGTTACCCGAAGGTTATCGGGTAGAATATGGCGGACAATTTGAGAGTGAGGAAAAAGCTTCGCGGATGTTGTTACTAACTTCCATTGCAGCACTTTTTGTCATCTTCCTGCTTTTGTTCCAGGAATTCAAAAATTTCAAACTGGCAGGTATCATCCTGCTGAATCTGCCACTGGCACTTATCGGAGGTATTTTTGCTATAATGCTAACATCGGGCATGCTCAGTATTCCGGCTATTATCGGCTTTATTACACTTTTTGGTATCGCTACACGAAACGGAATTCTACTGGTTTCGCGCTACCAAAACCTGGAGCAACAGGGCGAAAAGTTATACGAAACACTTGTTCATGGCTCAAAAGACCGTTTGTTACCAATTCTGATGACTGCATTAACAGCAGCATTGGCACTTATTCCGCTGGCAGTAAACGGCGATTTGCCGGGCAACGAAATCCAAAGCCCAATGGCACAGGTAATTCTGGGTGGTTTGCTCACATCAACTATTCTGAATATTTATGTAGTACCTGTTGTTTACTACGCGCTTAGCAAGAATGGAAACATTAAAAAAGACTCGAAATGA
- a CDS encoding efflux RND transporter periplasmic adaptor subunit gives MNTLVQKSKLIIALAFLSIIAISCGKKEKEHATASQEKVAAQTAIANLADYPVVHNFSGKLEADKQTNLSTRIMGQIQRIYVKPGQKVNRGDLLIQIRNQDILAKKAQVEANNVEATTAYESAEKDLKRYEALYATNSASDKEMDDMRTRYEMAKARLAAIEQMEKEVEENMRYASIRAPYSGVITTKFIQEGDMANPGMPLLSMESPSQWKVIARIPEADIAKVQMNDVVKVKFTAAEIEMEGKIIEINPSTTNTGNQYMAKVLVTVPENCTAKLYSGMYAEVLFEYGTQKRILVSEDALIHRGQLVGIYAVSQSGNALLRWVKTGKTFGDKVEIISGLTDGEQYVVSSDSKLFDGALIASN, from the coding sequence ATGAATACACTAGTACAAAAATCGAAACTCATAATTGCACTTGCCTTCTTATCAATAATTGCAATATCATGTGGTAAAAAAGAGAAAGAACATGCCACGGCATCACAAGAAAAAGTAGCGGCACAAACGGCGATTGCCAACCTTGCCGATTACCCGGTTGTACATAACTTTTCGGGCAAACTGGAGGCCGACAAACAAACAAATCTGAGTACCCGTATCATGGGGCAAATTCAGCGTATCTACGTAAAACCCGGTCAGAAAGTAAACCGCGGCGATCTGTTAATCCAGATCAGAAATCAGGATATTCTGGCCAAGAAAGCTCAGGTTGAAGCCAACAATGTGGAGGCAACTACGGCATACGAAAGTGCTGAAAAAGACCTGAAACGTTACGAAGCACTTTATGCTACCAACAGTGCGTCGGACAAAGAAATGGACGACATGCGCACTCGTTACGAAATGGCTAAGGCACGTTTGGCTGCCATTGAACAAATGGAAAAAGAAGTGGAAGAAAACATGCGTTATGCATCGATTCGCGCTCCATACAGCGGAGTTATTACTACTAAATTTATACAGGAAGGCGACATGGCCAATCCGGGAATGCCGCTGTTGAGCATGGAAAGCCCTTCGCAATGGAAAGTGATTGCCCGTATTCCGGAAGCCGACATTGCAAAAGTTCAGATGAACGATGTAGTTAAGGTAAAATTCACTGCCGCCGAAATAGAAATGGAAGGAAAAATTATTGAGATAAACCCATCAACAACAAATACAGGCAACCAATACATGGCAAAAGTTTTGGTTACTGTTCCTGAAAATTGTACCGCAAAATTGTACAGTGGAATGTATGCCGAGGTGTTGTTTGAATATGGTACACAAAAACGTATCCTGGTTTCAGAAGACGCCCTGATCCACCGTGGTCAATTGGTTGGGATTTATGCTGTTAGTCAGTCGGGAAATGCCTTGCTTCGCTGGGTTAAAACCGGTAAAACATTTGGCGACAAAGTTGAGATCATCTCCGGATTAACGGATGGTGAACAATATGTTGTTTCGTCTGACAGCAAACTTTTTGATGGAGCACTAATTGCTTCTAACTAA
- a CDS encoding TolC family protein, which yields MKQLIFTIIAVLSIGQFSLALNNIDDLLTEIENNNTTLSALKKTVEAEKMGNKTGIQLQNPEVEFHYLWGNPSAIGNRKDFSVQQSFDFPTAYAYRNQIADMKNEQVELEYKKQKMDIFLQVRLICAELTYQNALKAEYQKRQENASEIAKSVETKLNAGEANILDQNKAKVTLLNTEAELRHIEIQRQTLLQQLATLNGGKAVDFEKTTFQAVPIANDFEQWAAQAAANNPVLKWLEQEIAISDKNTQLQKAQSLPKLNAGYMSEKVVGEGFQGVSVGVSIPLFENKNTVKYAQLKNEAAQHRETDEKLRFYNEMKTLHAKAIAIQQNITQFREQLSLQSDLELLQKALNKGAISLTEYLFELSVYYGSLEKLLEMEKELSETKARLLIYS from the coding sequence ATGAAACAACTAATATTCACAATTATCGCTGTTCTCTCGATTGGACAATTTTCGTTGGCACTAAATAATATTGACGATTTACTGACGGAAATAGAGAATAACAACACTACACTTTCAGCACTCAAAAAAACGGTGGAGGCTGAAAAAATGGGAAACAAAACAGGCATTCAGCTTCAAAATCCTGAGGTAGAGTTTCATTATTTATGGGGCAATCCGTCGGCAATTGGTAACCGTAAAGATTTCAGCGTTCAACAGTCGTTTGATTTTCCAACGGCTTACGCATATCGCAATCAGATTGCTGATATGAAAAATGAGCAGGTCGAACTGGAATATAAAAAGCAGAAAATGGATATCTTTCTTCAGGTGCGTTTGATTTGTGCTGAACTTACCTATCAGAATGCGCTGAAAGCAGAATACCAAAAGCGACAGGAAAATGCCAGTGAGATTGCAAAGTCGGTTGAAACAAAGCTCAATGCGGGAGAGGCCAATATTCTGGATCAGAATAAAGCAAAGGTTACGCTTTTGAATACAGAAGCCGAACTTCGGCACATTGAAATTCAACGGCAAACGCTGCTGCAACAGTTGGCAACACTAAATGGTGGCAAGGCAGTCGATTTTGAAAAAACTACTTTTCAGGCTGTCCCGATCGCTAATGATTTTGAACAGTGGGCAGCACAAGCCGCTGCTAACAATCCGGTTCTTAAGTGGTTAGAACAGGAAATTGCCATTTCTGATAAAAACACTCAACTCCAAAAAGCGCAGAGTTTGCCAAAACTTAATGCAGGTTACATGAGCGAAAAAGTGGTTGGAGAAGGTTTTCAGGGAGTTTCTGTTGGTGTTTCAATACCATTGTTCGAAAATAAGAACACTGTGAAATATGCACAGTTAAAAAATGAAGCTGCGCAACATCGTGAGACGGATGAAAAGCTGCGTTTTTACAACGAAATGAAAACATTACACGCCAAAGCAATCGCAATACAGCAGAACATAACACAATTTCGTGAGCAATTATCCTTGCAAAGCGACCTTGAATTGCTGCAAAAAGCATTGAATAAAGGCGCAATTTCGCTAACCGAGTACTTGTTCGAACTTTCTGTATATTATGGCAGTTTAGAGAAATTACTGGAAATGGAAAAAGAATTAAGTGAAACAAAAGCACGTTTGCTGATTTATAGCTAA
- a CDS encoding efflux RND transporter periplasmic adaptor subunit yields MNLKFLWVATIAFLLFSCHQNASHNHTGEAEHDHEHGVVAEEEHDHEHESATEDDHAHETTVAENEHEHEKIQYTVYSEDFELFAEADAMITGEHANILAHFTFLSNFKPLESGKITAKLIVNGKTTSQTLNEPLRKGIYSFTLEPATAGEGTLHFNIETEGKNVEVVVSNVDVFANDEELHNHDHGAEPSTVNATVFTKEQSWKIDFATAMPQEQAFGTAIKTVAKIEPARGEEEIIAAKASGLVLFSNNNLVEGKKVDNGENLFSISSSEMAENNIGVQLVEAKSNYETDKANYERKSELVKDRLVSEQELLSAKNTYETSKAVYENLSKNFNTSGQMVRSKMSGFVKQIFVSNGQYVAAGQPLLSITKNNKLLLTAQVQQRYLSVLPSVISANITNTNNKKTYTLDELNGRILSYGKSATDNSYLFPVSIEIGNHAGFAPGTFVEVFLKTITNSKAITVPNSALLEEQGIYYVFVQVTPEMFEKREVKIGGTDGLQTEVVSGLSADKRVVTQGAMQVKLAQSTGALDPHAGHVH; encoded by the coding sequence ATGAACTTAAAATTTTTATGGGTAGCAACCATTGCCTTTCTTTTATTTTCGTGCCACCAAAACGCTTCCCACAATCATACTGGTGAAGCAGAACACGATCATGAACATGGAGTGGTAGCAGAAGAAGAACATGATCATGAGCACGAATCGGCTACTGAAGATGACCACGCCCACGAAACAACTGTTGCGGAAAACGAACACGAACACGAGAAAATTCAATATACCGTTTATAGTGAAGATTTTGAATTGTTTGCCGAAGCTGATGCGATGATTACTGGCGAGCACGCTAATATCCTGGCACACTTTACCTTTCTCAGTAATTTCAAACCTTTGGAATCGGGAAAAATTACTGCCAAACTTATTGTGAATGGGAAAACCACAAGTCAAACTTTGAATGAACCGCTTCGAAAAGGCATTTACAGTTTTACTCTCGAACCGGCAACTGCAGGTGAAGGTACGTTGCATTTCAATATAGAAACGGAAGGTAAAAACGTTGAAGTTGTCGTTTCTAACGTTGATGTTTTTGCCAACGATGAAGAACTGCACAACCACGACCACGGAGCCGAGCCTTCCACAGTAAACGCTACTGTTTTTACCAAGGAACAATCGTGGAAAATCGATTTTGCCACTGCAATGCCACAAGAACAAGCTTTCGGAACAGCAATAAAAACAGTAGCCAAAATTGAGCCTGCACGTGGCGAAGAAGAGATTATTGCAGCTAAAGCATCCGGTTTGGTTTTGTTCTCAAACAACAACTTAGTAGAAGGGAAAAAAGTAGATAATGGCGAAAATCTCTTTTCCATTTCTTCCAGCGAAATGGCTGAAAACAACATTGGAGTACAACTAGTCGAAGCCAAAAGCAACTACGAAACCGATAAAGCTAATTACGAACGTAAATCGGAACTGGTGAAAGACCGTCTCGTGTCGGAGCAGGAATTGCTGAGTGCAAAAAATACCTACGAAACAAGCAAAGCCGTTTACGAAAACCTTTCGAAAAATTTTAATACCTCAGGCCAAATGGTGCGTAGCAAAATGAGTGGTTTTGTAAAACAGATTTTTGTTAGCAATGGTCAATATGTTGCGGCCGGCCAGCCTTTACTGAGCATCACAAAAAACAATAAATTGTTGCTTACTGCACAGGTTCAGCAAAGGTATCTATCGGTATTACCTTCAGTTATTTCTGCCAACATCACCAATACAAACAACAAAAAAACATACACACTCGACGAGTTGAACGGAAGAATCCTTTCATATGGTAAGTCGGCAACCGACAATTCTTATTTGTTTCCGGTAAGCATTGAAATTGGCAATCATGCAGGTTTTGCTCCGGGAACTTTTGTTGAAGTTTTCCTGAAAACGATAACCAATTCAAAGGCAATCACCGTTCCGAACAGTGCTTTGCTTGAAGAACAGGGGATTTACTATGTTTTTGTACAGGTAACACCCGAAATGTTCGAAAAACGCGAGGTTAAAATCGGTGGAACAGATGGTTTACAAACCGAGGTAGTTTCAGGATTAAGTGCCGACAAGCGAGTTGTTACACAAGGTGCAATGCAGGTAAAACTGGCACAATCCACCGGAGCTTTAGATCCGCATGCCGGACATGTTCACTAA